The following proteins are co-located in the Castanea sativa cultivar Marrone di Chiusa Pesio chromosome 8, ASM4071231v1 genome:
- the LOC142605532 gene encoding transcription repressor OFP17 has translation MKVKALAALRSKLLNPCRKFLQILKFRLKRPVFIRALRFHPHRVKSNKNNPPKNRVTALLSGNRSVRRPKEMDRVRELMSVSSAGREGRLFPSPITPAYVKTSSGAGKREASGDEDMEDACRSFENYLVEMIVEEGKVRDLMDVEELLYCWKNLKSPVFVDLVCRFYGELCRDLFSTKDDEVDSPL, from the coding sequence ATGAAAGTGAAAGCATTAGCTGCCTTAAGATCCAAgcttctaaatccatgcagaaaaTTCCTTCAAATCCTCAAATTCAGACTCAAAAGACCTGTCTTTATAAGAGCTCTTCGATTTCATCCTCACCGCGtgaaatccaataaaaataatccTCCAAAGAATCGAGTAACTGCATTACTATCAGGCAACCGTTCAGTTAGGAGGCCAAAAGAGATGGACAGAGTGAGGGAGCTTATGAGTGTATCTAGTGCAGGGCGTGAGGGAAGGCTCTTTCCATCACCTATTACACCAGCTTATGTGAAGACTAGCAGCGGGGCTGGCAAAAGGGAAGCTTCAGGTGACGAAGACATGGAAGATGCATGCAGGAGTTTTGAGAACTATTTGGTGGAGATGATTGTTGAAGAAGGGAAAGTGAGGGATTTGATGGATGTGGAGGAGCTTCTCTATTGCTGGAAGAATCTAAAGAGCCCAGTTTTCGTTGATTTGGTCTGTAGATTCTATGGAGAACTGTGTAGGGACTTATTTTCCACTAAGGATGATGAAGTTGACAGTCCATTGTGA
- the LOC142606646 gene encoding protein GRAVITROPIC IN THE LIGHT 1 — MENATFKPSKPSSNISEIVSKFTKVCKLRSIGVFPSESPNQRQHHHQHQSCHNPKNNTAPLVEEGSDDTEEKECVSEKIHPQPIEVKSKSNVCGEGEIVKLFNTVTALKFAYVALQEAHIPYNPDKIIDADQLVVAQLESLCKIKRSYKEKQFTNKAELDCSTCSDLQVEIELSERVLEDLKSQVKAKNSEILRLREVLQDLELGNIGLAEKMRQISLEKKIPTVLSIATLEDAFKATTKSIHDFAKPLISLMKASGWDLDQAANSIEDAVVYSKRSHKKYAFEAYIAQRMFCGIGFKSYNVDEIMRFDNPIDALTEYPNSDFAKFCGKKYLLVVHQLLEVSFFGNLDHRAFVLSGKHPRTPFYQIFAKMAKWVWVLQGIAASINPKAKLFTVKRGSKFSDVHMESVEEDMEGAVEAVEQAMHRVELMVMPGFKIGDKLLRSRVYLSKLK, encoded by the coding sequence ATGGAAAATGCCACCTTTAAACCCTCTAAGCCCTCCTCAAACATATCTGAAATTGTCTCCAAATTCACGAAAGTTTGTAAATTGAGATCCATTGGTGTCTTTCCCTCTGAAAGCCCAAATCAGAGGCAGCACCACCATCAACATCAGTCTTGTCACAACCCCAAGAACAACACTGCCCCATTAGTCGAGGAAGGCAGCGATGACACTGAGGAGAAAGAATGTGTCAGTGAGAAAATTCATCCTCAACCCATTGAAGTTAAAAGCAAAAGCAATGTGTGTGGTGAAGGGGAGATTGTGAAGTTATTTAACACTGTTACAGCACTGAAATTTGCTTATGTTGCGCTTCAGGAAGCTCACATTCCCTATAACCCAGATAAGATTATAGATGCTGATCAACTTGTTGTGGCTCAACTTGAATCACTTTGCAAGATCAAGCGTTCGTATAAGGAGAAGCAATTCACAAACAAAGCAGAGCTTGATTGCTCTACGTGCAGTGATTTGCAAGTGGAAATTGAATTGAGTGAGAGGGTGTTGGAAGACTTGAAGTCCCAAGTCAAAGCTAAAAACTCTGAGATTCTTCGTTTGCGGGAAGTGCTTCAGGATTTGGAGTTGGGGAACATTGGACTGGCTGAGAAGATGAGGCAGATAAGTCTGGAGAAGAAGATCCCAACAGTTTTAAGCATAGCCACACTTGAAGATGCTTTCAAAGCCACTACCAAGTCCATTCATGATTTTGCAAAGCCATTAATTAGCTTGATGAAAGCTTCAGGTTGGGATCTAGATCAGGCAGCGAATTCAATTGAAGATGCAGTTGTTTATTCCAAAAGGTCCCACAAGAAGTATGCGTTTGAAGCCTACATAGCACAGAGAATGTTTTGTGGGATTGGATTTAAGTCCTATAATGTGGATGAAATTATGAGGTTTGATAACCCAATTGATGCTCTGACAGAATATCCAAATTCTGATTTTGCAAAATTCTGTggaaaaaaatatctattagtTGTTCATCAATTGCTGGAAGTGTCATTCTTTGGGAATCTTGATCACAGGGCATTTGTATTGAGTGGCAAGCATCCCAGGACACCATTCTACCAAATATTTGCAAAGATGGCAAAGTGGGTCTGGGTTTTACAAGGCATTGCAGCTTCTATCAATCCAAAAGCAAAACTATTTACTGTCAAAAGGGGTAGCAAATTTTCAGATGTTCATATGGAATCTGTTGAAGAGGATATGGAAGGTGCAGTGGAGGCTGTTGAACAAGCTATGCATAGAGTTGAGCTGATGGTCATGCCGGGGTTTAAAATTGGGGATAAATTGTTGAGGTCCCGGGTGTATCTTTCAAAACTGAAGTAA